In Amia ocellicauda isolate fAmiCal2 chromosome 5, fAmiCal2.hap1, whole genome shotgun sequence, a genomic segment contains:
- the LOC136750288 gene encoding G/T mismatch-specific thymine DNA glycosylase isoform X1 → MEEKQYASLTVPTDYLQHWFQSTQQIQALQATQYHQMSNVSPFLDGSKEESEMTELSVHQEPAPAPVPVQAPTKGKRGRPPGKDPKKPGAKKGKAAEGSAGGKQEKISDAFKKVKRKVDRFNGVSEAELMTKTLPDILTFNLDIVIVGINPGLMAAYKGHHYPGPGNHFWKCLFLSGLSDAQLNHLDDLLLPEKYGIGFTNMVERTTPGSKDLSSKEFREGGRILVEKLKKYKPLVAAFNGKCIYEIFSKEIFGFKIKKFEFGVQPHKIPETDTVCYVMPSSSARCAQFPRAQDKVHYYIKLKELRDQIKGIGTTVGDVQETDYKFDLQLAKEDAKKMAIKEEQYDPGYEAAFGGAYGEAGPEDNGHCNFTPAEPEAASKDGAPALAPGQVPEGQWMMQSFADQIPDIGGCSTQPPPQQGGETV, encoded by the exons ATGGAAGAAAAGCAGTATGCATCTTTGACGGTCCCTACGGATTATCTGCAACATTG GTTCCAGTCAACTCAGCAGATCCAAGCCCTCCAGGCCACTCAGTATCACCAGATGTCGAACGTGTCTCCCTTCCTCGATGGATCTAAAGAGGAGTCGGAGATGACTGAGTTGTCTGTCCATCAGGAGCCTGCTCCTGCTCCAGTTCCAGTTCAAG CACCTACAAAGGGGAAGAGAGGTAGACCCCCAGGTAAAGACCCAAAGAAACCTGGAGCCAAGAAGGGCAAAGCAGCTGAGGGTTCTGCCGGGGGCAAGCAGGAGAAGATCTCGGATGCCTTCAAGAAGGTCAAGAGGAAAGTGGATCGCTTCAATGGAGTTTCTGAGGCGGAGCTCATGACTAAAACACTGCCGGACATCCTCACCTTCAATTTGGACATTGTGATT gtTGGAATTAACCCTGGATTGATGGCAGCTTACAAAGGACATCATTACCCTGGCCCAGGAAACCATTTTT GGAAGTGCCTTTTCCTGTCTGGTTTGAGTGATGCCCAGTTAAATCACCTGGATGACCTGTTATTGCCCGAAAAGTATGGCATAGGATTCACAAACATGGTGGAAAGGACAACCCCAGGAAGCAAAGACCTATCAAG CAAAGAGTTTCGTGAAGGAGGCAGAATTCTAGTAGAGAAACTGAAGAAGTACAAACCGCTAGTTGCTGCGTTCAATGGGAAAT GTATTTATGAAATATTTAGCAAAGAGATCTTTGGGTTCAAGATCAAGAAATTTGAGTTTGGAGTACAGCCACACAAGATCCCAGAAACCGACACA GTGTGCTATGTGATGCCCTCCTCCAGCGCACGCTGCGCACAGTTCCCCCGCGCCCAGGACAAAGTGCATTACTACATCAAGCTGAAGGAGCTGAGAGACCAGATCAAGGGCATAGGGACTACTGTAGGAGATGTACAAGAGACAGACTACAAGTTTGACTTGCAGCTGGCCAAAG AGGATGCAAAGAAGATGGCTATTAAGGAGGAGCAGTACGACCCAGGTTACGAGGCTGCTTTCGGAGGGGCTTACGGGGAAGCGGGACCAGAGGACAATGGCCACTGTAACTTTACACCCGCTGAACCAG AAGCCGCTAGTAAGGATGGTGCCCCAGCCCTGGCGCCCGGGCAGGTCCCAGAAGGACAGTGGATGATGCAGTCGTTTGCAGACCAGATTCCAGACATCGGTGGCTGTAGCACACAACCACCACCACAGCAGGGAGGAGAGACTGTCTGA
- the uqcc6 gene encoding ubiquinol-cytochrome-c reductase complex assembly factor 6, whose translation MPAGVSWPRYLSMFGASIIAMFAGAEVVHQYYRPDLSIPETPPKPGELRTELLGIKARHEPNSQKQ comes from the exons ATGCCAGCTGGTGTGTCTTGGCCCCGGTACCTCAGTATGTTTGGAGCTAGTATTATAGCCAtgtttgctggagctgaagttgtACACCAATACTACAGACCGGATCTG tCAATTCCTGAAACTCCTCCCAAACCCGGAGAACTAAGAACAGAACTCCTGGGCATAAAGGCCAGACATGAACCAAATTCAcagaaacaatga
- the LOC136750288 gene encoding G/T mismatch-specific thymine DNA glycosylase isoform X2 produces the protein MSNVSPFLDGSKEESEMTELSVHQEPAPAPVPVQAPTKGKRGRPPGKDPKKPGAKKGKAAEGSAGGKQEKISDAFKKVKRKVDRFNGVSEAELMTKTLPDILTFNLDIVIVGINPGLMAAYKGHHYPGPGNHFWKCLFLSGLSDAQLNHLDDLLLPEKYGIGFTNMVERTTPGSKDLSSKEFREGGRILVEKLKKYKPLVAAFNGKCIYEIFSKEIFGFKIKKFEFGVQPHKIPETDTVCYVMPSSSARCAQFPRAQDKVHYYIKLKELRDQIKGIGTTVGDVQETDYKFDLQLAKEDAKKMAIKEEQYDPGYEAAFGGAYGEAGPEDNGHCNFTPAEPEAASKDGAPALAPGQVPEGQWMMQSFADQIPDIGGCSTQPPPQQGGETV, from the exons ATGTCGAACGTGTCTCCCTTCCTCGATGGATCTAAAGAGGAGTCGGAGATGACTGAGTTGTCTGTCCATCAGGAGCCTGCTCCTGCTCCAGTTCCAGTTCAAG CACCTACAAAGGGGAAGAGAGGTAGACCCCCAGGTAAAGACCCAAAGAAACCTGGAGCCAAGAAGGGCAAAGCAGCTGAGGGTTCTGCCGGGGGCAAGCAGGAGAAGATCTCGGATGCCTTCAAGAAGGTCAAGAGGAAAGTGGATCGCTTCAATGGAGTTTCTGAGGCGGAGCTCATGACTAAAACACTGCCGGACATCCTCACCTTCAATTTGGACATTGTGATT gtTGGAATTAACCCTGGATTGATGGCAGCTTACAAAGGACATCATTACCCTGGCCCAGGAAACCATTTTT GGAAGTGCCTTTTCCTGTCTGGTTTGAGTGATGCCCAGTTAAATCACCTGGATGACCTGTTATTGCCCGAAAAGTATGGCATAGGATTCACAAACATGGTGGAAAGGACAACCCCAGGAAGCAAAGACCTATCAAG CAAAGAGTTTCGTGAAGGAGGCAGAATTCTAGTAGAGAAACTGAAGAAGTACAAACCGCTAGTTGCTGCGTTCAATGGGAAAT GTATTTATGAAATATTTAGCAAAGAGATCTTTGGGTTCAAGATCAAGAAATTTGAGTTTGGAGTACAGCCACACAAGATCCCAGAAACCGACACA GTGTGCTATGTGATGCCCTCCTCCAGCGCACGCTGCGCACAGTTCCCCCGCGCCCAGGACAAAGTGCATTACTACATCAAGCTGAAGGAGCTGAGAGACCAGATCAAGGGCATAGGGACTACTGTAGGAGATGTACAAGAGACAGACTACAAGTTTGACTTGCAGCTGGCCAAAG AGGATGCAAAGAAGATGGCTATTAAGGAGGAGCAGTACGACCCAGGTTACGAGGCTGCTTTCGGAGGGGCTTACGGGGAAGCGGGACCAGAGGACAATGGCCACTGTAACTTTACACCCGCTGAACCAG AAGCCGCTAGTAAGGATGGTGCCCCAGCCCTGGCGCCCGGGCAGGTCCCAGAAGGACAGTGGATGATGCAGTCGTTTGCAGACCAGATTCCAGACATCGGTGGCTGTAGCACACAACCACCACCACAGCAGGGAGGAGAGACTGTCTGA
- the hsp90b1 gene encoding endoplasmin — protein MRSLWIIGLLCALLVFSSVQANDKDVDVDATVDEDLGKSRDGSRTDDEVVQREEEAIQLDGLNAAQIKELREKSEKHVFQAEVNRMMKLIINSLYKNKEIFLRELISNASDALDKIRLLSLTNDDALDGNEELTIKIKSDKEKNMMHITDTGIGMTKEDLVKNLGTIAKSGTSEFLNKMTEMQSDDQSTSELIGQFGVGFYSAFLVADKVIVTSKHNNGTQHIWESDSNEFSVTEDPRGNTLGRGTTITLVMKEEASDYLELETIKNLVRKYSQFINFPIYVWSSKTETVEEPIEEDDAEAEKKEGTDEEAEVEEEEEDKDKPKTKKVEKTVWDWELMNDIKPIWQRPAKEVEEDEYKAFYKTFSRDSEDPMSHIHFTAEGEVTFKSILFVPSTAPRGLFDEYGSKKNDFIKLFVRRVFITDDFHDMMPKYLNFIKGVVDSDDLPLNVSRETLQQHKLLKVIRKKLVRKTLDMIKKIAEESYNEKFWKEFGTNIKLGVIEDHSNRTRLAKLLRFQTSHSDSDVSSLEQYVERMKEKQDKIFFMAGTSRKEAEASPFVEQLLKKGYEVIYLTEPVDEYCIQALPEFDGKRFQNVAKEGVKFDESDKTKEKREALEKEYEPLTNWMKDKSLKDKVEKAVLSQRLTDSPCALVASQYGWSGNMERIMKAQAYQTGKDISTNYYASQKKTFEINPRHPLIKEMLRRVKENPEDETASDLAVVLFETATLRSGYQLGDTKAYGDRIERMLRLSMNVDLTEKVEEEPEEEPEEPTEEEALEEEEVKEEEEEDEETTSTEKDEL, from the exons aTGAGGAGTCTGTGGATTATAGGTCTCCTTTGCGCTCTTCTAGTATTTT CATCGGTTCAAGCCAATGATAAAGATGTAGATGTTGATGCGACTGTAGATGAAGACTTGGGTAAAAGCAGGGATGGCTCCCGAACAGATGATGAAGTTGTTCAGAG AGAGGAAGAGGCCATTCAGTTGGACGGTCTGAATGCAGCTCAGATTAAAGAGCTGCGGGAGAAGTCTGAGAAGCATGTCTTCCAGGCCGAGGTGAACAGAATGATGAAGCTGATCATTAATTCTCTCTATAAGAACAAGGAG ATCTTCCTTAGGGAGCTGATCTCCAATGCTTCTGATGCCTTGGATAAGATTCGGTTGTTATCTCTAACAAATGACGATGCTTTGGATGGTAATGAGGAGCTGACCATTAAAATTAAG TCTGATAAGGAAAAGAACATGATGCACATCACTGACACAGGCATTGGAATGACCAAAGAGGACCTGGTCAAGAATCTGGGCACCATTGCCAAGTCTGGAACCAGTGAGTTCTTGAACAAGATGACAGAAATGCAGAGCGATGACCAGTCGACTTCAGAGCTGATCGGCCAGTTTGGTGTTGGATTCTACTCTGCTTTCCTGGTGGCGGACAAAGTCATTGTCACATCCAAACACAACAATGGAACCCAGCATATCTGGGAGTCTGACTCCAATGAGTTCTCTGTGACTGAAGATCCACGTGGGAACACTCTGGGCCGTGGCACTACCATTAC ACTGGTGATGAAGGAGGAGGCATCAGATTATCTTGAACTCGAAACGATCAAGAACCTTGTGAGGAAATACTCTCAGTTCATTAACTTCCCCATCTATGTCTGGAGTAGCAAG ACTGAAACTGTGGAGGAGCCCATCGAGGAGGATGATGCGGAGGCAGAGAAGAAGGAAGGTACAGATGAAGAGGCGGaagtggaggaggaagaggaagacaaGGACAAGCCAAAGACCAAGAAG GTTGAGAAGACTGTGTGGGACTGGGAGCTGATGAATGATATCAAACCCATCTGGCAGAGACCTGCCAAAGAAGTGGAGGAAGATGAGTACAAGGCTTTCTACAAAACCTTCTCTAGG GATTCTGAAGATCCCATGTCTCATATCCATTTCACTGCTGAAGGAGAGGTCACTTTCAAGTCTATTCTGTTTGTGCCCAGTACTGCTCCAAGGGGTCTTTTTGATGAGTATGGTTCAAAGAAGAATGACTTCATCAAG CTTTTTGTCCGTAGGGTGTTTATTACTGATGACTTCCATGACATGATGCCAAAATATCTGAACTTCATCAAGGGTGTG GTTGATTCTGATGACCTGCCCTTGAATGTGTCCAGAGAGACACTACAGCAACACAAGCTGCTGAAG GTTATCCGTAAAAAGCTGGTCCGCAAGACCCTGGACATGATCAAGAAGATTGCAGAGGAGTCCTACAATGAGAAGTTCTGGAAAGAGTTTGGCACCAACATCAAGTTGGGTGTAATTGAGGACCACTCCAACAGAACCCGCCTGGCCAAGCTGCTGCGCTTCCAGACCTCCCACAGCGACAGTGACGTCAGCAGCCTGGAGCAGTATGTGGAGAGGATGAAGGAGAAGCAGGATAAAATCTTCTTCATGGCTGGAACCAGTAGGAAGGAG GCAGAGGCCTCACCCTTTGTGGAGCAGCTCCTGAAGAAGGGTTATGAAGTGATCTACCTGACCGAGCCCGTAGACGAGTACTGCATCCAAGCCCTGCCCGAGTTCGATGGCAAGAGGTTCCAGAACGTTGCCAAGGAAGGTGTGAAGTTTGACGAGAGCGACAAAACCAAAGAGAAGAGGGAGGCCTTGGAGAAGGAATATGAGCCTCTCACCAACTGGATGAAGGACAAATCTCTGAAAGATAAG GTTGAGAAGGCAGTCCTGTCCCAGAGGCTCACAGATTCTCCCTGTGCTCTGGTTGCTAGTCAGTATGGCTGGTCTGGAAACATGGAAAGGATCATGAAAGCCCAAGCTTATCAGACAGGAAAAGACATTTCCACAAA TTATTATGCCAGTCAGAAAAAAACCTTTGAAATTAACCCAAGACATCCCCTCATCAAGGAAATGCTGAGACGAGTGAAG gaaaatccAGAGGATGAGACCGCCTCTGACTTGGCTGTAGTGCTCTTTGAAACTGCCACCCTGCGGTCAGGGTATCAGCTGGGCGATACCAAGGCATATGGAGACCGGATAGAGAGGATGCTGCGACTCAGCATGAATGTTGACCTTACTGAGAAG GtggaggaggagccagaagaggaGCCTGAAGAACCCACAGAGGAAGAAGcattggaggaggaggaggtgaaggaggaggaggaagaggatgaGGAAACG acttcaacAGAGAAAGATGAATTGTAA